The Temnothorax longispinosus isolate EJ_2023e chromosome 4, Tlon_JGU_v1, whole genome shotgun sequence genome has a window encoding:
- the LOC139812385 gene encoding alpha-tocopherol transfer protein: MPQESEKIGNGAGSRILTKERYGPSIESDAETQRTLAKEKPDVKRQEDLELRKGADDMPELKDQELEDDEQITLDLCEPPPEVMEYARRELGETDEVKCQTLQEFRDMIYERGECMPHRMDDDFLLRFLRARNFNIKSAHKLIVNYYNFKEEHPEIHQMMSSTEMRYIGDDNVITVPPYRTQCGRRVMIYRFGNWDPRKYSTEELFKATVGILELGILEPRAQIMGGVAIFDLKDISMTHAWSVTPQVATMMLSLMVTAFPIRIHALHILHQSWVFDAIFAVFKPLLDANMRNKLFFHGSNYESLHKHILPEYLPKVYGGTRNELPYYKWIAAIIKDQKVVEEMNKMGYFVTDDIRDSFIQK, encoded by the exons ATGCCGCAGGAGAGCGAGAAGATCGGCAACGGCGCCGGGTCGAGGATTCTAACGAAAGAACGCTACGGTCCTTCGATCGAAAGTGACGCGGAGACACAGAGGACCCTCGCCAAGGAGAAGCCCGATGTCAAGAGGCAGGAGGATCTAGAGCTTCGCAAGGGTGCCGACGACATGCCGGAACTCAAGGATCAAGAATTGGAGGACGACGAGCAGATCACTCTGGATCTGTGCGAGCCGCCGCCGGAAGTCATGGAGTACGCCAGAAGGGAGTTAGGGGAGACCGACGAGGTCAAGTGTCAGACGCTGCAGGAGTTCCGCGATATGATCTACG AGAGAGGCGAGTGCATGCCGCACAGGATGGACGACGATTTTCTCCTCAGATTTCTTCGCGCTAGGAACTTTAACATAAAGAGCGCACATAAGCTG ATAGTGAATTACTACAACTTCAAAGAGGAACACCCGGAGATCCATCAGATGATGAGCTCGACCGAGATGAGGTATATAGGTGACGACAACGTGATCACGGTGCCGCCGTATAGAACCCAGTGCGGCAGACGCGTAATGATCTATCGTTTTGGCAATTGGGATCCGCGCAAATATTCCACCGAGGAGCTCTTCAAAGCCACGGTCGGGATCCTCGAGCTCGGCATCCTCGAACCCAGGGCGCAAATTATGGGCGGCGTCGCCATTTTCGATTTGAAGGACATCTCCATGACACACGCGTGGTCCGTGACGCCTCAG GTGGCAACTATGATGCTGTCTCTGATGGTGACCGCGTTTCCCATCAGGATACACGCACTACACATCCTCCATCAGTCGTGGGTCTTCGACGCGATCTTCGCGGTCTTCAAGCCGCTGCTCGACGCCAACATGCGAAACAAGCTGTTCTTCCACGGTAGCAACTACGAGAGTCTACACAAGCACATATTGCCCGAGTACCTGCCGAAGGTGTACGGGGGCACGAGGAACGAGCTGCCCTATTACAAGTGGATCGCGGCCATAATCAAAGATCAGAAGGTCGTCGAGGAGATGAATAAAATGGGATATTTCGTCACGGACGATATTCGCGACTCCTTCATTCAAAAGTAA